From Alligator mississippiensis isolate rAllMis1 chromosome 1, rAllMis1, whole genome shotgun sequence:
GAAGGCAGGATACCCACTCTCAAAAGTTTAAAATTTAAGAACTTGATTCAGTGCTTGTTGGAATCAATGTAAATACTCCCATTGATTCTAGTGGGCATTTGATCAGACCTTCAGAAAGAAGGCTGTAATCCAAGAATTTGATGCTTTCACTTCTCAACTTGGATCCACAGTGTAATATCACTCAGCCATCACCCAGTTTAGATCCTTGAAGCACGTAGCTGTGGCAGTGTCTACAGCCTGCTTCATATTCAATTCAGGAAGATTTTAGCTGCTGGATCCACATAGTTTGCAGATACAGTCTCCAAAACTCAGCTTCTTCCTGTTGTGCTATCAGTTCCCCTCTCCACTCATTAAAGCACTGTCATGATGATGAGGACTACTCTTGAACAGAGATCCAGGTGAGACTGCAAGGATCCCTTGCACAGATTTTCTTTATCCTCCCTGCTTTCGTCCCCTGGAAAGATGAAGGTTCCGCTTCTGTTAATGTTTGCCAAGCCTGTGTAAGGGGTATGAGCGGGGCAGCATCCCTCAAAACATAACACAGCAATCAATAATTGGGGTAGTGCATTGTTAACTTGAGAAGTTTTCTGCATTGTACTTACATTCATCCTTAGAATATTGGTGACATCATGTAAATATTTCAACCTGCCATTCCCCAGGCTGCTATCCAAAAATCCAATACTTTTCATCTCTGAAGAGTGGAGATTAGAAATAGATTGTTTAGTAGTGGCATTAGGAGCACGGTCTTCATTCTACAAGGAGTTATAGTACATGTCTAATTTAAGTCTGAGATTAGTTGGATTATTCCTGTGCTTCAAATTAAGCCTGTAGTTGATTACCTTGCTTGATCAGGGTCTTATGGAACATTGTGGCAATTAAAATTTAAGCAGATAGCTCTTATGGGACAGAGCTGGGTATTTACAGTTGCAGACATTGCATAGGTAAGTAGAATTTGTTGAAGTCTGTGCGTTGAAGCAAAGAATATTCCAAAAGCTGGATTGTAAATATCAGAACAAACTAGCTAAACATTATGCAGTATTCTTCTAGAAATGGCTACATCTGGATGAGCTATGAATGGAAGAATTTTGAACAAACCTATACAGAGTGTAGCCAATGGTTTAAATGATGAtaccttttttaaatgaaagacattttaatttaaagGTTTTGAAATGGACCAGATTTTATTTTTCCCATGTTTTGTTACGTTTTTATATCTAAACGTAATAGAAAACACCAATGCATTATTTTGATGGCTGTTTCAATAATGTTTCAAGGaaaaatataaaggagaaaatatAGTTAACATTATTAAAAAAGTATATgcaaaagattttgaaaagttttttcctaaacagttttgtttttaaaagtcaCTTTTTGTaagaaatatttcattaaaattttTGAAAATTTCTAAAGCTAGACATAAAGCTGTAATGTGTAGGAggatgatgtatgtgtgtgtgtgtgtgtgtgtgtgtgcgcgcatcaTATTGAATGATAAAGAGTAAAATTAATTGTTGATGTCATATATACACTTACCTGGTGTAATATTATCAAAAAGGGAGAGAATGCTGATTGGTTTTCGTTCCCATGCAGGTACAGGCCGATAAATTTTGAAGTGGTTctattatataaataaaataaaaatccttgtTTGCACAAGCTATTCAGTTATGTGAACAGTCAAAACTGTGTCCTAATAATTAAGGATAAGAAGCACATGGTTATGTTTATCTGACAGTCAGTTTATGATGTAAATGCATCATCACATTAATAGCATCACAGGCATGAAGTGTAATTTTGAATGAAGAAAAGTGACAATTTCATTTGTTGCTCTTGACTGAATGTGCTCATTTTTATACACgaaatgtctgtgtgtgcataacCTGTCATTTTTAAATGGATCCAGCCGGGTCCTCCTTTCAGCGGATATCCATGGTCCCCAAACTTCAGACAGTTACATAAAACAACTATAGTTCTTCAGATCCTGGGAGAATACTGATTTGAAAGTACACTGCAAATACATACCTAGATAGAGGTGGATTCAAGAATCCAAGTGGTGCATTTACACCTTCCTTTTGATTCCTGTTTCACCCAAAGTTGAAAATCAGtatttctatttaggcagcagtgagggagccaactgacttcatggctctctgtaatctacctgatttcttctaaactcttcatttcatAGGTATTActgaccctctttcctttttaatggcatTGATGTTCAGCTAACcaagctagcctttcttttgcaattttgctgtctgttagctgctcctggtaattcAGCTtatatttcacagccttgcaaaCTATTTTTAACTCTAGGAAACCTTAACTAATGTGggaaaataactttcagtgaagcattccATGCGTTGTCAAGACACTCTAGAAGactacattttgttttatgaatctgcaAAGAAGAGATGTCAATTTAATTCTAAAGACTGCAGGGCCAAttaaacatcttttgattatttttgcctagtttgatgtgttttttatacataatacACGATATAGAAAATTGATGCTCATTCCTATAAATTTATATTGGtgtttgcttcaatcttaaactgaataatatagccctaggccacTAGCtttttagtaaagcttctagtttcttcttAACTTGATAACCATATGCACTGTGTTCTATGTAACAGTGCACCAAACCATCTGCACCCCTTTTACAAAATTCTAGATCTATCCATGTATATAGATATCACTTTCCAGGATACTGTAAATATTCTTTTATGCACATGggttccattttattttttaatctcaaCTTCCTTTTCTCCAACTTCAATACTTACAATTTAAAGCAGGATAGACACTTCCCTCTGCTGTGATAAACTGGTGCATGGCAGGCAAATGGGAAGCATCCAATTTCTGATTACTAGTTTCAATTGGTACCAATTTCTTCTCAAACCCTAAACTGCTACATTGTATAGAAAGTATAAACATGGCCTAAGATTACCATGGTGTAGGAGTGCTGCAGAATATGATCTTTGCATCTGAGACATTTGCTttagaaggaaaggctgaaagaactgtgATTATttggtctggggaagagaagagcgAGGGATGATCTGATAACAGTGTTCAAACACCTGCAGGTTGGTTATAAACAGGATGGTAGTAGTCTTCTCTGTGGCCACAAAGGATGGTGATCTTATATTGTAGCGAAGtaaatttagtttggatattCATAGAACTTTCTCACAGTGAAGGTTTAAATATTTGGACAGGCTATCCAGAAAGGTTGCAGAATCTCCAACGTTGGAAGTTGTTAATAGCAGATTAGATAAACAcatgtctaggatggtttagacaggaataATCCTGTGTTGAGCAggacattggactagatgacctcctgaggtcctttccagccctacttttctatgatttcatgaGTATTCAATGCAGCACTTACAGCCCAGGCTGACTGGCACTTTATTAAAGCTTTCAGGAGGCAAGTTTCGGAATCTCTCAGTGTACTTCAGGCATAGAAACATAACACAGGCAATGTGGAGGGCTGAGGAAAGCAGAAATTTGACTCTGTGATTTCTGCCAATTTGATCCAAAAATTTGACCCCTGCTTTTTAATGCTCTAGAGGAAAACAGCCTAGAGAAAAagatttccactgatttcagtactTTTTGGATCAGTGAACATTTTAACACTGTGTGTGATCAAGGGTAAGAATAATTGATAGTAAGGATGAAATCCCACTACATTAATTGCCAATGCCAATATGAGTAACTACAtattgtttcttaaaaaaaaacacttcacaCAGCTCAAAGTTAATTTGGATTCAGCAGCAGAAAAAACATCAATGCAGTTCTGCTCAGGAATAAGGCCAGTAATATGGCCCCTCTAAATTTCTTTTTCTGCAGGTGACAAAGCTTCACATTCTCCCTAACAGTAGAGCTGATAGACCTCTGCTTCCATCTGCTGGAGACAAAACGCATCCAAAGTGACGGTATCTTTAAGTAGATAAGTACTTTATGGCTCCATCTGGCTAGAAGAAGAGAACTGTAGCCCTACACCTACCAGACACAGAAAAATTTGGGATATACTTAAAAACCCTAGAGCTGTTTCTATTGGTAAGAGCCTGGTTCACCTactacattttaaatgtttttgtacaAAGGAAACAAGGCAAGCCGTTATAGGTGAACATAGCTCTGAATTCTATGTCGCAAATTATATTGTTTCTATAATGGTTCTATAATCAACGAAACCCATCATTCTTTTGGCCTATTGTGTTGTGTGTCCTGGCCACTCGGGGTCAGATCATACTCGCTTACTAGAAGCCTAAACGACTTAGGCGCTTAAGTGCAATGCTGCTCCATGTCTCTTGAGTTTCTGAAAactaatgcatctatttttgcaacgtgctgggcatgtctacatgagatgttatgGTGCAGTAGCAGTGAgcgactgtgcagtagctttggtgggcactaactgtgacacgatgctactttgcagtaacaTTGATTAACTGCGtacttatttagtacttggttatgcaaatactgaatgactgtgcagtaacaactgcgcagtccacTACTCGTGTGGATGTGGCTGCTGTTATCTTAGTCTTTAGACTAAGTTACATaaaaagcagcagagaggaggaggatcCACCCACCTTTTATTTTAACCATTTTTCAGGGACTGcagcaaggtggaataggatcacctAAGTTCATTTAGGTGCCTATCAGATGGGATAGGATCAAGCCCTAAAGGTTCAGTGCGCTTGCTGGATAATCAGGAGCAtatttctctccccccaccaacTTTTAAACCTTttggtggaaaaaaatgtttaaatggtcAGGACTGCCAAGTTCTGAgtttttttagcaaaaaaaaaaaaaaaaaaaaaaaaaaaaaaaaaaaaaaaaaaaaaaaaaaaggattgaggCATCTGTACAATTAGAAAGACATATAGAAAGAAAGATAAGATGGCAGTTGCATCTGTGCCAGTATTGATATCCCATTTCTTTAATTTCATATTTCAATTTAGATTCTTCTTACAGACTCCTGATCGTAGAAACATTTCAGTCTTGTACGCCATCTTTGTTTCTTCTGCAGTAAACCATGAGAGCTCAAAGGCAAGCACATAAAACACAGCCAGGTATTCATAGCTTTCACTTTctctgcagtgccaggactgacAAGGACATCCAAGCATTTGAAGCAATAACCCCtaaggaaataataataataataataataatgtcatTCCTTTATTCATAAAATTACCTTTCCACACACCCTAACACAGCCAATGGCTCATGTTGACTgctttgcttcttttctgtttgttAAAGTTGTACCCCAAATAAGTATCCCTTGGAAATCTTTTACTGAGTATGCTGAGGTACTATCTGCTGTCAATAAAGCATCTAAGCATCTGTGAGCAATCCCCTCTGCAACCCTGTGCAGATCTTTAAATCAACCAACATCAAGAAAGAGTCAAAGAAATAACTCTAGGTTTCATGCAAAACTCACTGTGTGGCAGGACTCAAAATGCTAGGAATTAGGTTTCTCAATGAACTATCCATCCATGCAAGATATGCCTGGTAAATATACTCACATATTATTTTAATACCAAATCTAAGGAACAAATCAATCTCCCACTGAAGTTAAGGACATCCTTGAACATTACAGTAACCTCAAAGAGTGGCAGTTGCCAACTAGTGAGAAGGGCAAATATTTGGCTTTCTCTCCTGCTGGTTGTGTGGAGGGAACTGACCTGTTTTTCATTTCATTGGATTATTGTTTCTAGAAATACAATTTCCATTGCAGGTCATGCCAAAGAGTGGCCTTAACAATGGGTGCTGGGCACTTCAGCAAAATGTTGTAGGTTGCAATCACGGCATATACGGGAGGCAAGggagttttgtcactgacttcaatgTGGTTAGGATTTTACCTATGGCTCCTCTATGTATAGTTGGTGAATTTGTAACATCCCCTTTCCCCTGTTGTTGTCTACTCATTATTTAGCCACTTCCAGAGAATTTATTCTCTTGCCTAATTTAAATGTAATACATTGGTAcaaatatagatttcatagatattagcgctggaagggacctcataagatcatcgggtccagccccctgcctaaggggcaggaagtcagctggggtcaaaggattcgagcaagataagcatccaaatgtttcttgacagtgtccagagtaggtgcttgtaccacctctgggggagagtctgttccaggccttgggactcagacagtaaagaagattttccttatgtccagcctaaaatggtcttgcagaagtttgtgaccattgcaccttgtcatcccctggggcactttggtgaaaagccgttcccccagatcctgatgcacaccccttatgtacttataaactgccaccaagtcacctctgatcctgctcttctccaggctgaagagtcccatagctctcagcctcttttcataacaCCTGTTCtgttgccctctgatcatatgcatggctctcctctggactctttcaagcttctccatgtccttcctaaattgtagacaccagaattggatgcagtactccagctgtggtctcaccaaggccaagtacagtgggaggatggcatcctgggtcttgctcaagatgcattggtagatgcaaaccagagttttgttcactttgccagctgtggtattgcattggtggctcatattcatcttgtggtcaatcatgacccccaagtctctttcagtcatggttctagtgagtgtagcattgctgagactataagtgtgatgcgggtttttattcctgaggtggagtaccttgcatttctccatatatATACTATTCTTTAGTGATCTAAACATTTCCTTCACATTTTTGttgacagatttttctttttttattgagCTATACAACTAAGTGTTTTTAAGTGAAGGGTTTGCAAGTAATCCTTACCATGCTGCTAGAATTATTTGTTGTCTAACAGTGAGTTTTAAATGCACATAAGCAATAGAAATCCtggcctcttgcataatttcaggaccatcatggctacagcatcacttttACACAACCATATGAGCATAGGGCATTTTAGAACCTGCATGCCTTCAACAATATGATTATGAAGGTAGAACTTATTAGTGGGTCCAGATTTAAATCCTTATACCCTACATACCGCAAAAGTGCCCCTTTAGGCTTTGCTAAAGTTTCGAACTGAATTTGAATGTTCTCAAACTCTTTACCTGTTACAAGTTGGTTCATCACACATGAGCAGGATCTTTCCCGAGCAGCAGATGGTACAGTAAGACTGCAAGCCATCATCATCATACAGGAAGAATGTTTCCAGAAAGTTCTCCTTAAAAAAGATCAAAATATAGTTGTAACCCtgcatttattttataaaatataataaccATTCTGAATGGTGTTTACTTTGGCATATAGACTTCATTGCTatactgtattattttttttttaggtagcCCTATTTGTATGCAGGGAGTTTTGCAAACAGATGACAAGATAAGCTTCTACCCCCctagaacagcatttctcaacctgtgggttgtgacccaaaagtaggttgcAAGAAGATTTCAGAGGGTTGTGAGTCATGTGTTGAGAAATGCTGACCCCAAGAAAGTGTGGaaactgtggcagggcagagtggtgggggaagagggtgggggagagctgtgAGGCCGGGCTGGATGCTCACAGGCATGGGGTGGCCAGGAGATACTGCTTAGGGGGTGGAATGGGCTGTGATCAGGATGCCTGGCacagcatggcagccccagcccagggcaggggctgtgacaggcctcccctcctcctccctccagcttgctctgctgccacccgcatgagctggagccactgcaacCACTGCACTCTTGCCCAAGCAGGATGGGGGCAGCTCGGGGCTCTCCAGCAgtgatgggtgggcagggagctgtgggttggcagtgaggggcactggcagggctagaggggagctgcaggggctgcagttcgggaatgaggagcaccagcaaggctggggggacagggggctacaggtcaggagtgcggggcaccagcaggactagggaggcaggggctgtgggatgggagtgagggacaccagcagggtcGGGGGGGAGTGCGGGGACTGTGGGTCGTGCACTGGCAGGaacggggtggggggtgagggtggagaCAGGCCATGAACCTTTGGAAATGGGTCCCGATAGGAAAAAGATTTGAGTACTACTGCTCTAGAAGCTGCATGTGAAATGAAATGTCTACTGGATACTGACAAAGGATGGTGAAGAATTGGGAGTAACATAAAAGAAATGTGAGCAACTACATGAGCTGGGTCATGTGTCTCATTAGTTCCAATTTGTAAAATGTATTACTTATTTGTATTTGTGTATAGTTAAACTGTGATGTTAGCTGAACTACAGGATATGAGCTGAGAAATGGAGGTGAGTGTTGATAGCTGGTAGTTCACCCATAGATGTTAAGGACAAAACGGGTCTCTATGACTACCTCTTTTGATCTGCTGAGTAACACAGGATTTAGAGCCTCATACAGTATTTTCTAATCAAGGCCATAGGCTTTTGTCTGAAATACAGAATGCATTTCTAAAAGATATGCAGGTTTCATGTAAATACTTCAAATGATGTTGAATCCATACCTACATGCCATGGTAAGTTGTTCCAATGGGTTAATGATCTTCAGCATTAAAAAGCTGCAtcttatttctaatttgaattggTCTGGTTTCAGCTTCTAAATACTGGTTCTTATTAAGCATTTTTATGCCAAATTAAAGATCTGTCCACTGGCAGACGTCTCTCCTCTTGTAAGAACCCAGAGACCGGGATCAGGTCACCTGTAAACTTTCTCCTGGATTCCTCTTGGAAACTATCTAGACTAAGCGTCTTAAATTTGTCACTGTGAGGCAGAAGTCTGAGGAAAAGAATATGGGTGCTGTATTGAGCTGCAGCAACTACTTACTGTACATAGAGAACAAATCCCTCCATGAAATAAGGGATGCTGGGTATGAACCTTAAAACTGCCACAGCAGATGCAGATTTctgtgaaagaaaaataatttaattcagAATATCTagtcttttaatttgtttttctgtcttaCCTATTCCTCCCTGTGCCATGAAGATCTACAGTTCTACACATGAATACCGCATGCCgctggaggctgtgggggcacGGTGAACTCCCTCAGACAGCAGtggcggtgtcagcagtgggagcGTGGTGGCAGCGAGTGGTGAGTTCCCATAGGCCGCCACGGTAGTGCTGGCAGTGGGCACCAACCggtggtcagcgaccacccgcagatgccaccagcagcactggcagtggccagtggtgatcagggactgcccgcagaagttgctggcagtgtcggtggtgcAGTGCGGGGTAGCAAGTGCTGACTGGCTTcacacactgccagcagtgttggcagtgctttttgcagggggtgcaccgccaagctcagggggtgcacgtacacccacATGCACCCGCTATGCATCGGCAATGGTTCTACATACATAGACTGGATACTTAGGGTGCTTATATATGTGCATTGAGGCTGCAGCGATggactgtaattacagcacattggagcagctgctggagtgtggtaattaccgtgctccagcagagtccagcatcatgtgtattggtgtcactgcactgaaaaatggtagtaaaggtgctttaact
This genomic window contains:
- the DNMT3L gene encoding DNA (cytosine-5)-methyltransferase 3-like is translated as MAQVVFLSDTDSTEDLEEGLPSLADMAASLEKDSTSDVVSLGSVEEITSPNRDHIVHEVIKNQRSIEEICICCGSFKVHTQHPLFHGGICSLCTENFLETFFLYDDDGLQSYCTICCSGKILLMCDEPTCNRGYCFKCLDVLVSPGTAEKVKAMNTWLCFMCLPLSSHGLLQKKQRWRTRLKCFYDQESENHFKIYRPVPAWERKPISILSLFDNITPEMKSIGFLDSSLGNGRLKYLHDVTNILRMNVKEWGPFDFIFGSTPPVGNSYDHPPAWYFYQYYRILQYGKPLENSERPFFWMFVDNLVLTEEDRDTASRFFKTEAVTVHREHGETIQNAVIIWSNIPSVKR